The sequence TCAGCCTTTGAGGACTTGAATTTTCAGCATTGCCTTTCTGTGCTAGTATATGTCATTTATTCCTCTACATTTTTTCACTGGTTTTCAATTCTGAAACAGAGGCAAAGTTTGTACCACGTCTCATTTATGTTGCATGTGGGAAAAAGAGGCAAAAGGCCCAGTTTGCATAGCAAGTTATCTGATATTTGATGAATCTAAAGCATAACCTTTTCGTGTTCTGTAAACTTCAATGAGTTCTTTATGCTTCTTACTATTTTTTAATTCCAAGCAAAGGCTAAATTTCTACTCGTCTCATTAGTGTTTAATGAAAAAAAGGCGAAGGGCACAATTTGCAGACTTGAATTTGATTTCATGAAGGATGATTCATGGCATGCTATACTATGCTACGCTGGAGCAGACACCTGCTATTTCGCTGCAATACTTCACCGAGGCGCTGATTATAATCAAGCAATTTGCGTTCAAGAAAAAACAGCATGTTGAATGGGAACATGCACCGTTTGGCCATAACTCCACAATTTTAGCAAAGCAATACAGACAGCTTCAAGCAACATCCACGGTTAACTTAGCAATTAAATATCACAATCCAAATTCGATAGAGATTAACTATCACGGTCGACCAAAGGACCATCTCAGAAGCAAATTCTAAAGTGAGCGCAGCTAGCTTAAGCACGTAGGCGCAGCGGCCTCAACTCCTTATCGAGGTTGTAGAGCTTCCTTGTCACAATATCCAGATGCCTTTCCAGTGGTCCAACCAAGTACTCCTACAGAAATACACAGGTTTCAGAGATTATTTTCTTTTGTGGCTGTAAGTTCCAGAGACATGAATTAAAAACTAATAGAAAATATTACCGAAGCCTTGTAGTCCTCAGCCTGGAGAATTTTATGATACATCCGCAACTCGTTCAGCATCTCCACGTCATTCTCAACTGCTGAGTTTAACACCTGATGAAAGTCATTGACAGCCTCGAACACCTGAAGTAATCCCTTGGAGGTGTTTGCAACCATTTGCTGCATAGTAACAGGGGACCTATGCAACGGCAGCGTACAAATGAATTAGAAATAATTTGCTAACTGTCACCAACACATGATGCACCCaaaactggaagaaataaaaatacCAAAGATACTTACTGAACAGTGAAGCACAGGAAATCTATGTTCACAAACAGCCCTTCAGCAATGGCAGCCAACTGTTACAAAGATGGATGTGGACACGTGGTTACGAAGTTAATAACCAGATTGAAGTGGTGGTCAGTAGCACATAACTAGAATGCAAGATAATAATTACAGAGTAACGGTTTAAACACTCACATTCTTCACAAACTTTGGAGCAAGATCATAAACAGGATGATCAATTCGCAATGCTGAGTTACTTGGAGAAGAGTGCATAATAGAGTACTTCATCTGAGCCTATATATAACAGATTAATGGTTTAGATAATCCAAAGACAAGTTATTCAACCGCGTGCATCGGTATAAGGATTAGGACAAGAGATGACTCACTATGAGCATCTCAATCAGCGAGGTGATGCTGGAGCAACTGGTGATAAGAACAATTTGCTCCGCCTTGAGACTGGTCAAATCAATGTCCCAATCGATCAATCCTTTATAGACTTGTTCTCCCATGATCGCACGGAGTCTACTGTTGATGCGGGGAACGACCCAATGAAAAATGGGCGCCGTTAAGTCCACAAAACTGAGTTCAGACATGAGGGCGCGcacctctgcccccccccccccccggcattgGCACCTAAACCAATTAAACGAAGGAAAAAGTTTTTAAGTAGGAGGTTAGCATAAATGATCCAATGCTTATCAATTAATTTTTGTATGTGTTTGACATACACCTAGCAATAAGGTCACATACTAGTCCTATGATCAACCAGTAGTCAAGTGCACACTGGTAAAAACAACCTTATATTTGCATTGTGTGAAACTCAACCATCAAGTGGCAGAGTTTTTTGGTACCAAAAAAGAAAGACATCTTATGTTATTTATCCATTTATCAGAGGTAAAATGAGAGTGTAAATTCAGTGTAAACTATCTCACAATTACATAGTAATTAAACCTACAACAATTACAGAGACGAAACATACAAACTACAGTAATTTCAGTAATTATCTGGGGTATATGACAGTTAGTAAATTACAGTGTaattgggtaataatgggatacaTTACAGTATAATTTGCAGTTAACATCCACTGTAATTCAGAGTTAACATTACAAAAACATTTGCAGACGAAATGCTAAAGAGAATAACATCAACAAAGCTACCTAAAGCCTTATATCTACAACCAAAATCACAAACACTAACCCCTACCACATGGAAGAACAGCACAAAGCAGGGCACGAGCCAGACCAATCTCCTATAAATCTGGTACACAACAATAGCATCAACAAGCAAGCTAAAAACAGTTACAACTACAACAAAAATGAcaaaccataaccctaaccctaccagATGGTACAACTAGACATGCAGAGGGCAAGCCATACGAAGCAATACTACCGGAAAAAAATCACAAACCCTAACCCTATTCAGATGACCAACATCTAAACGAACAACCTACCAGCGCCTACACTGAGGGAATCAAAACGGCAAGAACGAGACGGAATTGCCTCCTCGCCTCTGCCGCTCGAGCGCCTCTGCATATTGCTCCCTCTCTGCCCCTCTCCCTTATCGAAGCAGCGCACCCAAATGAAAGGGGAAAAACTCAAAAGGCGgggggaaaagaaaaagaaaataagatacACAGGCAGCGCTAAGGGGGTAAACCCACGCCCGAGAGGGAAAACCCGCGCCCGTGACGAGAACCGCGCCCGAGAGGGAAAACCCGCGCCCGCGACGAGAACCGCGCCCGATAGGGAAAACCCGCGCCCGCGACGAGAACCGCGCCCGAAAACCACATAACTCAGCGCGAGATCCGAAAGACACAATTAAAATTGGATGACAGCGAATTGAAAACACTCCAGCGTAAAATAGCAAATCCGCAGATTAAAGGGAATCGGGAAATTAGTGCTGCTTCGAACGTATATTTACTTTCCGTTCAGCGACGATacatctagtactccctccgatcccatTTAGTCTGCGTATAACTTTTTCCCGAAAAATCCGGAATGGTCTGCGCGTTCGGTTCAGCCACCCATTCTTTCCTGGAATACCCCTCCTCCTTCGCTTCGCCTCCTTCTCTCGCATTAATTAAGCCAGCTAGCTCGCCTCCTTTTTCTTCCTCGTACAGTACGCCAGCACGCATGCGTCCTCCTCCTATCTACTCGCCTTCTACTCcatcttcttctcctccctctcaaGCTCAACCTCATGGAGTCTAGCTACTTGTGGGAAGACAGCCAGCCTGTAGAAGACAGCGAGCTCGTGCTTGATAGCCTGCTTGCGGAGGACAGCATGCTCGCTGACTGCAGCGCCCCGGACGACGGCGCGCTTGACGACGGCGACGTCCATCCGCACTACGGCATTCCCGCAGAGGGCGCCGTCCAGAAGGACGACGGAGCACTCAAGAACGGCGTCGACCACTCGCGCGACGGCGTTCCCACGACAGGCGGCGTCCTGCAGGGCGATTGCGCACTCGCGGACGGCGTCCTCCAGCTGCCTCACGGCGTGTCCGTGGAGGGCGGCGTCCTGCAGGGCGATTGCGCGCTCGCGGACAGCGTCCTCCAGCTGCCTCACGGCGTGTCCGTGGAGGGCGGCATCCAACAGGGCGATGGCGCGCTCGCGGACGGCGTCATCCACCCGCTCGGCGTCCAGGTGGTCGCGGAGGAGGGCGACGTCGTCCTCCCGGCGCTCGCTTCGGGAGGCCATGCGTTTGCGGAGGGCGTCGCCAGCGACGGCGGCATGCATGCAAAAGTACACTCGCCGGAGGTGAGTGCATCATTTTCCGATGATGCAGATCTAATGTCCAACTGTTACGGTTACACACCTGGCTTCCCGTGCTCTTTGTGTGGTGGCCATGGACGAGGCAACACAAACTGCCCAAGGTGTGCGCGATGGGGACGCTTGCTCGCGGACAGCAGCGTGCACGCACTGGAGCGCGACGGCAGCATGCACGGCGCTGTCAAGATAGTGGCAGGAGACGGCAATGACCAGGTGCGCGCGCTCGTGGACAATGGCAAAGTTGACCCAGAAAGCAGCAACGAGACGACAAACGACGAGGAGTTGCTGGCCGGCACGGAGGGTGAAGAGGCCGGCGACATTGATGCATCTCTTCTTTATGCTCCTGACTCGATGCCGGAGGAAGAATCTTTGCCACTGCCGGAGCAATTCTCTGTGCCGGATGAAACGACAAAGCGTGAGTTCATGAAAATTTATCTGCCGGAGTTTCATGAGTGATGATCAGCCTTGTGGAGTTTGAACCATGCAGGTGCGATGCTGGAGTTGAAGAACTTTTGCTAGTTAAACCAATGTGATGATCTTGCTACTAGTTGTTTTGTTTGACGTGAACCTATGTGAAACCAGTTGTTTAGTTTGACTTGTGCTGCTAGCTAGTTGTTCTGTTTGAAATATGGTTCTTCTTTTTTTGCAACGTTTGGATTGCATCATGATAGCACTCAAAAGATGGATTACATGATCTGATTACACCAGCAATAGCACTCAAAGATCGATTACATAATCTTCTTACATCAACAATAGCACTCAAAAGATGGATCACGATCTGATTCCAACAAAATACCACCACACTACTGAAGTAAAAAAGCCCTCGCCTCGTCCACGATGGATCGATCACAAGGCAACTTCACCGGGAGGGCATCAACATTTGCAAGGACTAGCTTCCTCATGTGCGACACCTTGTAGTGTTGGCCTCCCTTATCCTTCAAAACCTCACGCATGCAAGATTGTAGAGTTAGGAATATCCTGTTGCACCTCTCAGCTGGGTATTGCTCAAATGCCTGGCACACCTTGCGGACTATGTCATCAATGGAACCTGGAAATAACTTCTGAAACAATGATTGTAAGGCAGCAAAAAATCCTAGATCAAGTATGTTAAGATCAGGGGAGTTCGGTGGCTGACACACCAAACGAATGTCCCACCCATCTGCCTGGGCCGCGGCAAGGAAAACCGGATCATCAACATTGACATGAGTCCTGGCATTATCCTGCTGGATGAATATAGGACGACCACGTTCAGATGGAGGCCACTTTGCCTTGATGGCGGGGATAACCTTGTTCACCAAGAAGTCTCTACTAACATCCCTTGTCACCCTGGAGATAACCTTCGTCACAATTGTCCCAGCTGGACGATTAGGACTATCCCTTTTAGCCCCCTCCTCAAAAGTGAACGGCCATATTCCAATTTTTCCATCAAATGTCATGGTACCGCCCACATCAAACCGAGGGCGCGCTACTGCAGCAAGGAACATAACCCTCTCTATGTAATTCTTGTTCTGTGTGAATCGTTCCGGCTCCTCTTCGTCCTCTGCCAGGTATAGCTTGAGAGACTTCTTCGTGCGATAGAACCACTTCTCATCAATGTGAACAACATTGTACATTCCCTTAAAAGACGGCTGTTCCGGCAAGCTCGCTTCCTCAAACTGTGAGAGGCACCACTCAACCCTACGTCTCTTGTTTAGATCGGTGAGAGTTCCCTTGATGGCATTGCTGTGACGTCTAATCTGCTTCTCTTGCAACCGCCTCCAAACCGTGGTAGCTGACACATTCAGCTCGTTTGCCAAGTCTTTGATGGTTGTTCTCTTCCTCTTGTCGATCGCCTTTATACTCTCCGAGTCGATGGCGATCCTTTTACGACCACAGTTTTTGGGCTTCCTGTTCAACACTCCAAGCATCCCTCCATATATCTTTCCCTTCCTCCATACGTCCTGGACGCTTCTCTGCGGCATACCAGTCAAACGAGCCACTTCCTTGGTCACTCCACGTTTCAAGAGTCCTAGAGTCGTCCTCTCCAATAACATGCCATAAACTGTGAGCTTGGCTTTGTCACTCCACTCCCGCGGCTGCTGGTTATTCCCATCTTCATCTATGAAAAATTGAGACATGATCATGAGGTTATGTTCATAAAAAAGGAAAACATGATCACTTCTAGAGCAATACTTTTATCGAACTATTGCAAACAGGAAACATATGAGCACTTTATAATTAGCTCACCATGAACATCATCGTCGGCGGCACCATCTTCGCCATCTTCGCCATCTGCACCACCTTCGTTGCCCTCATCACCGGTGCCTATTTGAACAATATAAATAAATTTTGACAACTGAATTGAACTACTCTTTCATCCGTATTGAGAACACAAAGAAGACACTCACCATGTGCATCATTGTCGGCGCCGTCATGTCCCTGATCATCCCCGTCGCCATGGCCATCATCGCCAGTGGCACCATGCTGATCAtcgccgccgccatggccatcACCCCCAGCACCGTCGTCGTCGATGTACGTGGACGCTGCCATGTTCAAGTCGATGACACCGCGCCCTCGACCGTACACTACATGGTTTGCCGAATCACCTGCACCGTCGAGGTCGCTGCCCATGGATGCAGCCACGTTCAAGTCGATGCCACCGCGTCCTCGCCCAGCAAGGCCAAGTCGTCCTCGTCCACGGCCCAGTGGGTGTGGTGCACCTCTTCCATGGCCTCGTCCTACACCGACAGGATGCTCCGGGTTCCATTGGATCGTCCCAGGACGAGCTCTCCCGCGGCCGGCGAGGCCCAATCTTACACGACCTCGGCCTCGTCCATCGACGCTGGCGTCCATGCTGTTAGAACTGCCACCTGCCGCGTCGGCGTGGCTGCAGTTC comes from Triticum aestivum cultivar Chinese Spring chromosome 5B, IWGSC CS RefSeq v2.1, whole genome shotgun sequence and encodes:
- the LOC123112689 gene encoding uncharacterized protein isoform X2; amino-acid sequence: MSELSFVDLTAPIFHWVVPRINSRLRAIMGEQVYKGLIDWDIDLTSLKAEQIVLITSCSSITSLIEMLIAQMKYSIMHSSPSNSALRIDHPVYDLAPKFVKNLAAIAEGLFVNIDFLCFTVQSPVTMQQMVANTSKGLLQVFEAVNDFHQVLNSAVENDVEMLNELRMYHKILQAEDYKASEYLVGPLERHLDIVTRKLYNLDKELRPLRLRA
- the LOC123112689 gene encoding uncharacterized protein isoform X1, giving the protein MPRGRSDMVMGPSEATSASQTPRPKVRPNKWLSSSSSAPGSLSWPTRCQCRGGGGAEVRALMSELSFVDLTAPIFHWVVPRINSRLRAIMGEQVYKGLIDWDIDLTSLKAEQIVLITSCSSITSLIEMLIAQMKYSIMHSSPSNSALRIDHPVYDLAPKFVKNLAAIAEGLFVNIDFLCFTVQSPVTMQQMVANTSKGLLQVFEAVNDFHQVLNSAVENDVEMLNELRMYHKILQAEDYKASEYLVGPLERHLDIVTRKLYNLDKELRPLRLRA